tttttttgtttaattgaCAGTAAATAGTTTTTGTTTCAGTAAGTTGCAAAGTACAACATGAAACAATGACTCAATGTTAATAAAATGGATTTATCAAAGTCCTGTTAACTGAAACAATGACTCTTTTTAGTCAaattattataataaaatggaTTTATCAAAGTCCAGTTGACGATTGTTCAAAAAAAAAGACCCAATCTTTGTTGGTTGATTTAAAACTactaaaaaacacaaattttaaaAGAATTTATATAGAGgaaatttattgttttttttaaacatttgaATATATAAATGGCCTGTTTAATTCGCAACCACTATACACAAAGCATGGAAATTTTTTTGGAGTTAAATACTATTTGTTCATTTACCAAAATGCAACCCACATGTATTTCATGTGATTAGGATTTAACTATAAATTGATTAAAGTTAGTGTGGTGGATTAAAACCGcaataaaatagaaatattggTACATAAATTGCAAAATATTTGGATTTTAGAAAATATAGCAGTAACCACTAAACCACAGGAACCAAAACCACAATTTACTCTAAAACTAATGATATTTGACCGTGGAAGGGTCTTATTGGCCCAAGATTTCTCCACCCGGCGTTTACTTTGGAACGCCGCAACCCAATTTCGCAACAAAAACGCCCCTGAGGGCAGTGGAAGGGCGTGGTCaggcgtttttttttttgggaaaaaaaaaATGACAAAACCCCCCACTACGGATGATCTTATATAGCTTCATAAACTTTTTAAACTAAATAGTCTTGTTAACTAATCCCTATATATGAGAAAACTCAATATAAATAAGAAAACCAAAAACATATATGAGAAAACTCAATATAAATAAGAAAACCAAAAACATAATTGAAAGACAAGCTAAGGACTGCAAGAACAAGTCCTTGGGAGTCACATAGACTTTttatattacacatgtgtaatatatGGTAACACATGTCTAATGGTGCTTTTTTTCCAAAATTCTTATTCTTTAATATACTACATATATGTATCATACGAAAAAtagaaaacttgaaaaataaaataaaataaaaaaacgcACTATTACACATGTGTTATACATTTTTGCATgcgacatttttttttattttttcgcTGGACCAAatgattttttcttagatttttgagatttttttttttgagaagaTCTTTTGGAAGACGTAGTTCTAATGGTTGTAACAACTTAAGATGGTTCTCATTTTACCCTTATATATAGGATTCGGTTCAATTAGGAACCACCAGGAGTTATGAGAAACATGAGAACTCCTATTTTCTGCGCGAGTTGGGCCACAATTTTTTGCACAAAAGTAGATGAAAATGTTATACACATctgtaaaaacaaaaaaaaaaacaaaaattgtcGATTTAATAGTTACGGTTGATGTAAAATTTATTTACGGTGATGTAAATTTTGTTTAAACTCGATGTAAATGTTTGtatacgacatttttttttgaaacaagtgatttttttaagatttaaaaaaaaaattctttgaaAAACCTTTCAGAAGGCCTAGTTCTCATCATTTCACATCttaaggtggttctcattttacaAACATTTCTTTGAAAAACCCTCCCTCcctctatatgtatatatatatatatatatatatataagattatTAGAAATCTAAAAACTTAATTCGAGGTTGAGTTGTATAATAtatgtaatacaatacaatatATCCAAGTTGGAAAAAACACGTTGCAGATTTCAATGGAAAAATGTTTGTACTCCGTAATAATTATATGTAGGGTTACACATGATATGCACTACATGATATATTACATATATGaaattcaactttttttttttccaaaattttaatttttaaaaaactGTATTTCATATATGCAATGAAATTTTTTAGGTTTCTCATTATTTTCTTGTGATCCATCCACTAAATACTTATTTTTGTATGTAGATTGATTTATGTATAAAGAAAAGATTACATAATTcaaaaaagagttaattgcccgatAGTACTTGTGGTTtgccattttttcacctttaggcCCCAACTTTTTTAAATAGCATGTCTGCTCCTTGTGGTTTGAtcttttgttactcggatagtccccacaCTGGATGGGTGTTAAGTTATTCAGTTAAGTGTTCGTAAAATTACATAAATGCCCttaatatgaaaataaaaattaaaacaattaaaGGAAATTATAATTAAATGGGCCCCACATGTATAtgaaaaaacaaattaaataaatttCTTAAACCTAACCCTAGCCCCATCGTCTTCCCCATTTTCTAAAACCTGCAACACCATCACCATTCCCCCATCCTCCTTTTCAACTTTCCCCTCTTCCTGTTCCGACACCGTCATATACACCAAAATTCTTAAACCCAACCCTACCCCTCCCTACCCCTTCCCACGTCTTCCACCTTTTCAGAACCTACAAGACTGCCGGAAACCCCACAACCCTTTACTTTTCCACCGGAATCAAGACCGCCTGAATCAAGACCCGTCGGAATCAAGAGCGTCGCTTGGTTTCATCTCGTACCGTCGGAATCAAGGTCGAAGGTTGTGGTGGTGATGTTGTCGTCGGAGGTCATGGTGGTGATATTGTCGTCAGAGGTGGGGGTTAAAGGTGAGGAGTAGTCGGTGATGTTTTGATGATATGGTAGGCGGTGGTTAGTGGTTAGGGGGTTTAGCTGTTTAAGGTTGGTGGTTGCAGGTTTAGCGGTGGTGTTGATCAGGTAGTTGTGTGGCGGCAGTGAAGTTGGTTGGGTTCTTGAGATGTGCGATGGTGGAACCAACAAATAAAGTTTTGCTTTTGCTCTGTAACTATTTGGCATATATTTCAAATTGTAGATGAAGAAGTCAACAAGGCAAGAAATGAAGTGGTGTTTGGTGGCCGGAAAAACAATTTCGCCAGAGAAGATGACTGGCACCGGCGAAAGGTATCGGGGAAGGGAGGGTGTGGTGAGAGTGAGACTCACTATAAATGATTAATTATATTTTCCttccaaaaaaaattatatttcttttagttttttaattattatttatatcagtaagggtagtttagtcattttaCTTAGACTTAACTAAGAAAACCAATGGTAGACATGCTATTTAAAAaattggggactaaaggtgaaaaaacaaaaaaccacatggaccatccaAGCAAATAGAGATCATTAATAGCTATCAAATCAAGCACATAATATTTCTTACCATTGATCAGAAAGCGCAGGCCTGACATAGGCATAATAATGCCCGCCATCTACTCCATCGCTGTGAACCAAAACACTGCGAAAATGTTGTTGAACTTAAAACATTCAGACTTTAATCAAATAAGAGCAAATTTATTCACAAGAATTGATCAACTTCTTATGTCTTACTCTTAACTGTTATTCGTGCATATTCCCATAATTTGAATAATTATCATTTTTTTTAACCGCTAATTTTTCCCCCTTAAATATTTACACCTTCCAATGATTGAACCTTGTTCTCCCCACAAGAATAATAATCGTTTTTAACTGTTTTTAGAGTTTAACATGGCCATTTAGTTACTTTGTTATGCAGTTTTATAAGAGTCATTTCACAATACCTGTAAAGAGTGTAAAGATTGCGAATATTTCTGTTTGCTACGGGTGATAAGTACTTTCCATCCTCTCTATCAAGATCAAGTTGCAGGGGGAATTCATAACGGTCATTTATCTGTTCAATCAATCAAATAACTTTACATAAAAATGTCCAAACAAGAGGTCTGCTTCTTGACAAATTATTTCTAACAATAAGCAAAGTATGTACACAGTACTATATGGTACATCCTTCCATTGACTACCGTACAAAGTTATTGTTGCAAGCGTGAACAAACGTATTCCAAGGTATATCAAACAACAAGTGCCATGTAGAAAATGATGGATAATTCCGGTTGCTACAAAGGTGAGATCggtttaaaagaaaaataatTGTTTAATTCTTTATATTTTCATGGTTATTAGAAGTTTAATTAGATTAGAATTCTTtaattatgtttcttcttttccAGGTTATTTGTTTAGTATAAATAAGGTGACAGGGCAAGGCTATGTAATTTAATCGATCCTTTTCTTTAATATAAATCCCAAAAGAGCCGTGGTAAGTTTGCATATACGAAAATCATGTGTTGATCCAATTGTTTCACTAACACAAAATAAACTATACTAATCAACCATGTCAAATGTCAAGATCAAATGAACCATGTCATAAGGGTCAAAGCAAGAATTGACTTTTCACTTGATACCATCAAAAACAAATCCAAATTCATCAAACTTGATCATTGTTTAAAATCAATAATAATTCATTCAGTATTTTACCATTTAACAATGAAAACCAAGCTTAGGACATAATTAAAATCAACAAGTTACTAAATAAGGAAGCTTTATATCACAAATACAAGAATAAGTAACCATAACCTAAGTTAAGACATACATATATAATTATAGGGTAGGGATAatgtacattaattcagaagtatgagaagtgtattataacactatataacaccatataaacaccttATAACACactgtaacaccatataacactatgtaacgctatataacactatataacaatatataatgtaacaccatataacaccatataacactatgtaacgcTATATAacaaacactatataacaatatataacactatacatttATCAttgacatgctatcagacaaaatatagtgttatatttgttatatagtgttatacagtgttacatagtattatatggtgttatatgttgttacatagtgttatacggtgtttatatggtgttatatagtgttatatatagtgttataatacacttctcacacttctggatttaATGTAGAGGATCCTCTATCTATAATTATATACATATTACTAACTATGACACAATATATGAACTTAGGGATTCATGCCGTTGGGAGTCATTACCGAGAATATTACAAGCTTGGTTTATTACTAATAATTACCACCTGAGGAACTCTGTGAGTTTCATAACCCAAACACTATATATTTCTTTACTTAAACTTTTCGGGTTCAATACATGATATAAATCCTTTTAAGTTCAACTATTTTATGGTGTGTGCTTAAATTTACTTTGAATTAGATTAGGATTCcttaatcaataatcaagtttcTTTTTTCCAAGTTATTTGTTTGGTGTAAATAAGGTGATAGGGCTATCGGCTATGTATTCTGATCGATCGTTTTCTTTAATGTAAACCCCAAAAGAGTCATGGTAAGTCACAACAAATATCATCATGCGTTGATCCAATTGTTTCACTAAGAGAATAAATTATGCTAATGAAGCATGTCAAATGTCAAGAGCTGAACCATGTCATAAGGGTCAAAGTTACTAACCTTCACCGTTGTATCTCGCATGAAATCATAGTCAAAACGTTTTAACTGGAGTTGAAGAACAGGGGGGAAATCAAGAAACCGGATACGCTTTTTTGCATCCTGTGAAGGCCAACATATGATTGAATATGAAAGACTATGATAAAATAACAAAAGGTTTAAATGTATAACTTTGAGAAATTAATCCAACCTGTAAACCATGTGTTTCAGCATAATATCCATTAACACCTTCAAGTCGTTCTACTTCTACATATTTGTCAAATGAAGCATACACGTCTCGACAACCTTTAACGTCAAGCTGAAGGTCTAACAAAAGATAGAGGTGTTGATAAAAACCTATAACTAACATAAAAACAATTTTGTTCTTACAAACATACTTACTATAAAAAGATCTCATGCTTGATGATCTGTAGTCAACATCTATGCATTCAACAAAGTTCACATAGTGTCCTTCAAATAAATGTAGAATTGTACCCTCTACAATAGTACCCTGTGCCAGCATAACCAAAAGAGTACATAACTACATAAGCAGGCAATAATCTAAACCCAACAACATTCATGTTTAATAACAAGAATAACTATACCTTCATTTTGTCATCAAGTTTCTCACAGAAAACCATACTTAGTTCTTGAACTTCATGCTGTATAAAAGATTCATTTTTCTCCCACCCCAAAGACTTAATCAATTCTTTTGTAGCTACACTAGTCTCACTATGCTGTAGCTTATAAAATACACTCTGCAAAGCAAGGGGAACGCTACCCGATGGCCTATCATTCTCAGCGGTCGGAATCTGATATACAGCCTGATTCAAAAGTTAACATGAGTGactatattatattttttgtaaGAACTGAATGAAGGGGTATAATGTGAAATCACCGACCTTTCTGAGGTAAGGTAAATGGTATAATGACTGTATCAGTGAATTCATACAGCAACTAGCTCCTTCATTCTTAAGTCCAACATAACCCGTTTTCCTTTTCGGGTTATGTGACGAAAACTCAGAAGTTCTCCTCACTGTCACATCAACTTCAATTACACACGTATCGTTCATAAGATACCCTCTTCCCTCCTCACACAGCTCTTTAAGTTGCATAAACGAAGTAAAACCCCAATCACTGCATCGAGTATTAAACTGATGTTGTGTATCTGCACAGTAAAATGTGGAAATTAGAAGGCTATGAATAAATTATTTCCTTCCTGTCAATGTGCGATAAATAGATAAAAGGCTTACGTTTCCTGACGGTAAAACTAGAATTCATTTGATTAACTACTGCCAAGCTGAACTGAGCATATATGCTCCATCCATATGGCAGTGTCATGGAATCCGCAGCATCAAGGTACAATGATAAGTGTTCACCATTCGGGAATACGACTACCCGCCTACACAAACAGGAGATCATGTAACAAGAAATTAGACCATGTCACACTTTCAAAAATAATAGTAACCGGAAATCAAAATACCATGTACATCCTCTAACAACAAAGGGGTCAGAGGACATCTTTTCGCCAAGAAATGTTGAGAAATTCTTTATAGTCCAAGTGAACCGTGCAGAGGGATGATCATCAACAGCTTGTGCATAAATCGTATCAGCCACAGCTGTAAATCATAAAAATTATTAAAGTTCAAACCAGAATTCGCAAAAGAAACAGATTAATTAATCAAACGAGACTGCAAGAACTACCTTCCATCGGTTGAGGTGATCCTTCTGAGACCAGCATCTCGTAGTCTACACGCTGTAAAATTGAAATCTAGATATATATACATTTGATCCGATAACAACAGATCATAACATTTACAGATTTACTGATCAACCAAAATTCAAAACCCTAGAAATTCCgaaattcaaaaccctaaaaattaaaCAATCCACCAAAACAGTAAAACAAAAACGGACGAAACTTAAATCAAATTTAACGTTACAGAGAGATCGATCGAAGGTAAATGTAATGAAAATGGTAATCTACagcatatgtatatataatagaCAGCGAGAAGGGTAGTGCGTGTGCATGTGTGTGCATGTATGAACATTACACTCACCGAAGAAGTCATCGTAGAAGAAGGTGGCGGAATCGGATCGGATGAATGTCTGCTGAAAAGGGCAAAGAGCGGCTGGTATGAGCGGCGACAAGTTCGAGATTCTAGAGGAATTAGGAGGCTACAGCGTATCCTACATATACGCGACTCGAAGACTTTTACACCTCACCTAACTCAACAAAATACAAGTAGGGTGCTTAAATCATGACAACTAGTGGGGATTCATCCGTGATACCAAGTGACGGTAATTCGTTGACGGTAATTCGATCAGTATCGTTTAAATCGTTATGACACCAACATTTGATAACATTTAGTGTAGCAACCAAGGGCGGATCTTAGAAGGCTTGTGCCCGGGCCACGACCCTGGCACGTTTTTTCGGCCAAAAGTGCTAATTTTCGCGGttcgatcgaaattttttataCCTACTATGTTCGGCATGGGCATGTTTTTAGTGCTCGTGGCTTTCGGCCCCGGGACGTttaacgggcaagatccgccaccaGCAACCAAAAGTCAAAACCAAGAAAAAGAAAGTCTTAATTGATATGTCAAAAGTTATCTACCCATGTTTTACATTGATCGGATATAAAGGAATATAGGTATTGGTACCAATTTTGTTCGGTCGAGAATGGGCCGGTTCGTTTTGTTTTGTTTACAACAGTTTCTTTATATGAATGTTGACTGATGTAACCCAAAATAGAGAGTAGAGAGTCATGTAACAAAACAAAGTTGATTCGtctaacaaaaataaataatgttGTGTTTTACATTGACTGAAAACACTAAAAGAAATTTCGATACTAGCATTGATgatgttgttcgatcggctactAGCAAGTAACATAGGGATATTGAGGCCTTAACACGTAGTGAACACGTTAAACGAATTAGTTTCCAGTTAAAGGAATGCCTTCAATTTAAACGCGCACTGTACCATCCAAATATGTATTGCATCATCCGTCAAGCCTAAAAAGACTTATAAAACATTTATTTAAGAGTTTTTAAGCAGAAACGTAAAAGCGTTCAGGTTTTCGTTAACGTATGACCAGTTTTTTTAAACACAAAAACACTACGAAAGCCGGTTATTTCGCAGCAGTTCACCGAACCGGGGGAGCATTTAAACTCGGGTTTTACCCACAATGTGAATTCAGGATCTGGATAAATTCCTTGACCGTTGAATGCGAACCGACACGTGAtatgtgcggaatccaatcacgtgCGTGGACAGAACACGAGGATGTAAATATAATTGTTTTCCTTTACTGGTTTAACAACGTTTACACCATGAAAACAAGCGGGCAGAGCTTCGCCTCAAGAATacccaaaagttacaaatgacaagacCCTAGACATCTATTTATAGGCATCCTCCATCCGGATGGCACATGCTAGCGGATGGattccatccggacggatggacattACACACAATACAAAGCTTCCAGATGAACCATCCGTCCGTATGGACCAAATGTCCATCCGTACGGATGGGTTTCAACATGCACTAGCTTTGTCTTTTTCCCATTTCAGTACTGGTCTTATGACATCTGTTTCAGGTACGATACATGATTGACGCaagcgatagacatatgcactcacaGACTCCGCCTTGGATATTGCtacagtcaatctcgtagctttcTATCTCTCTCTCTGTGTCTTTCATAAATCTTTGACATGGCTAACGACCACAGACTCTTCTTTACTCTAACAACTCTCTTTGCTCCCCCTTTCGCTTAACTCCTCCTTCAGGTTCCCCCTTGCTTTAAGCTTTCGTGCTTTTAGCTGCTAGGATCGTGGTCTGGCTCTACAAGCTCCCCCTTACATTGAgttcatcttcagactcccccttaagttcaGCTATTGGGGTCGTAGTCTGGCTCTCTCACATTTGACATTTGCAATCCTCAAACAATCTGATTTTGACAATATAAGAATCAATCTAGCTCTAAGCATTTATCATGAATAAGTTGGAGCATTTCGAATATGTGATTGCACAGGACATCGTTTGTTCACAGAAATCTGAGATTTGTCTAAATTTTAGAATTTTCCAGAATGATTACCTGGCTCTTTAACCCACATATTCATAATTATTAACCTGGCTCTAATTGACATTGTTAGATTTTCCCAGGAATTATAAACTAGCTCACTCCCCCTATTAAATAACTTTATAAACTTGACAGTTTTAAATCAAGATCTTAACCTGGCTCTATGTATCATGTATAACAATCTTAGAATCCAAAATCCTCTCAGATTATATCcgaagtccaaattaatgacatTGGAGATCTCAAAAACTGTTATTGATTTTCATTCAATAAaactttcaagtttcaaattaatgaacttgtttatttctCATAAATACGTTCAGCATACTTAGGTTTCGAAACTCAGCTtccagacatcggttgtcgaaactaaagtaaaatcaaaatatttttgaaatttttctgaaacataaagcaaaaaagaaatatttacagttaatatttttgtttgagtttgcgtcagaggatcatatcagcttatgacaaatcactagcatcgttgagctataaacactttaagttttaaacgtttcacttagattgtcagtatactgatccacttaaattttcacacaaagttcaactgattcgagatacgagatttaatgttttaagtacttaacttatccgcgtgtcccacctcagaatatactcccgtatcaaaattccctagattcaatcttacaggtgaatatactatattgatatcggtactctgggttagtgcgagaccttgagagctcaggtatgaactattGTTCAGTCAGTCAAAGATATGAAGGCTCGACTTGAGGtgtgtcccacttagggatcttctttacaactgcacttaattcatatctttcgatattttatcaatttttatgcagagggtaagctttaagcacataaagtattatacgaggtttAGGCCACtacttccgcaatatcagaagaccagatataataccctagatatcaaacaatataaaaacctagtatctcagaatcaggcaatctttcaaacaagattttgggggttacccatatatccgagagatgttccccacgagataagcaagctATTTATATTTAGGTTTACATTTCGAaatcaatctactaaatgtgtaaaaacctactgacacatcatcaatgaaaccgtttatcacatttgacattccatttctttagcgtactgtaatTGTCTACTAaggtactatcatttcctctttttacacaaaactcatttttcattttctattgtttttgtctttttcaaattttcaaatgtttttgaattttttgaaatttttttactccccccaaaattcaaaacatttaaaattttagggttagtcatcaaattttctttaaatgtaaCAACCAATGTAGATAGCTtcatctcgccatccattttccgctttacatgctctgttttgcagaaaacacCCCCATGATATACAACACACTTATTTTTAACAATGTTAAAAACCATTCTCAATTGTgaaataatcatgtttgttcagccgtgagagTTTTGGCATATTCAATCaaaacatatttttgaatttttgatttttgacaaaatttaaaagcaaacatatttttcattttttcaaaTTTCTGACAAAACAAAAACATAGttttgggttttaattttttctatttttagggtttctgaaatatagtttatttatgtacagaaatgaACAAACTCCCTGTTACTCAGATGCAGGGATCCTCAGCTTCCTCCGGTGCTAggtgatgtgagtaaaatgcaacatataaattacatcaaatgaggcataaaactaaccctttttaagtactaatgttggaaaaagtgtacttttgtcttccttttgtattttcagggttaaaagagcttaaatgaacaaaagaagcaaaaatgcagccaaatccaacataaatacaaagaaaaggaagaaacgtggcatgcccgactcctcgacagcatctcccaaagcaaaaacaagaagaaagctgagcatggggctgtgcccagctgagcatggggctgtgcccagctgaacacggggctgtgtccagcggacacggggcgtgtccagctcaacacggggccgtgctcagcgagcacggggcagtgtccaggatggtcagccctggcagaaaagacaaagtaaTAGAAGctccaccacggggccgtgcccagcggacacgggggcgtggtcagagtgctgcaggtgcatttattgtaattgcgaattacaattaatgaagagagagtgtcagacgggcacgggggcgtgtccagcggacacgggggcgtgtccagcggacacgggggcgtgtccagcggacacggggccgtgcccaggcttctgttcagcctataaataggagtgcttggcttcatttcaactcatcccttggcacaccacctctctcacacctcatccaccacccaccaccaccataacaccatcatccaccaccatcatccatggtccatcatagagtgtgtgagtcgtctcgggatccaagattgatcgtaagagttcttgacaatcaaggccatgtttgcctaagtctcttacatcacttggtgaagacaagtgtttagtataatactttttatttttaatcttttgcactttttatttggttttgt
The sequence above is drawn from the Helianthus annuus cultivar XRQ/B chromosome 12, HanXRQr2.0-SUNRISE, whole genome shotgun sequence genome and encodes:
- the LOC110869104 gene encoding ubiquitin carboxyl-terminal hydrolase 12-like gives rise to the protein MTSSRVDYEMLVSEGSPQPMEAVADTIYAQAVDDHPSARFTWTIKNFSTFLGEKMSSDPFVVRGCTWRVVVFPNGEHLSLYLDAADSMTLPYGWSIYAQFSLAVVNQMNSSFTVRKHTQHQFNTRCSDWGFTSFMQLKELCEEGRGYLMNDTCVIEVDVTVRRTSEFSSHNPKRKTGYVGLKNEGASCCMNSLIQSLYHLPYLRKAVYQIPTAENDRPSGSVPLALQSVFYKLQHSETSVATKELIKSLGWEKNESFIQHEVQELSMVFCEKLDDKMKGTIVEGTILHLFEGHYVNFVECIDVDYRSSSMRSFYNLQLDVKGCRDVYASFDKYVEVERLEGVNGYYAETHGLQDAKKRIRFLDFPPVLQLQLKRFDYDFMRDTTVKINDRYEFPLQLDLDREDGKYLSPVANRNIRNLYTLYSVLVHSDGVDGGHYYAYVRPALSDQWFKFDDERVIQEHQNVALDEQYGGDELRQIKLGLNNSSFNYIKQSNAYMLVYIRESEKGNIICNVEEKDIAEHLRITLKKEPKEAHLYTIIKVSCEEDLHKQIGKHIYFDLVDHGKVCCFRIRKQDSFALIQETVAKIFKVAVHCQRLWMWAKRKNHTYRPHRQLTPQEKAQHVGYLRNYITKDDNAELHLFLEVEDKEDLQPISPCERTKDEIMLFFKHYDPLKEELRYVGKLFVKRTGKPVDILSKLKKLAGYGQGEEIELFEELQFEPNVKCVHIDKRLSFEGSKLEDGDIICFQKVVHIKNTNTMRYPDVVSFLEYVHNRQMIESQNKSTIN